The region ATTCTAATGTCGCATTTAGGAAGACCAAAGGGAGAGCGAAATGATAAGTATTCACTGCGTCATATCGTAAGTAAGACTGAAGAAATATTAGGTCGTAAAGTTACATTTGTTACTGACTGTGTTGGAGCTACAGTTAAGGATGCTATCGCTGCTAGTAAGGCTGGAGACATCATTTTATTAGAGAACTTACGTTACTACGCTGAGGAGGAGAAGGGCGATGAAACATTCTCTAAACAATTAGCTGATCTAGCTGATTTTTATGTGAATGATGCATTCGGGACAGCTCACCGTGCGCATGCTTCTACTACCATTGTAGCTAAGTATTTTGGAGAGAAGAAATGCTTTGGTTATTTATTAGCAAAAGAAATAGACAGTTTAAATAAAGTACTTAATAGTACTGATAAACCTGTAACTGCTGTATTAGGAGGATCTAAGGTGTCTTCTAAAATTACGATTATAGAGAATATTTTAGATAAGATCGATCACATGATTATCGGTGGTGGTATGACTTTTACGTTTATTAAAGCGTTAGGTGGTAAGATTGGTAATTCTATCTGTGAAGATGATAAAATCGAATTAGCTTTAGATATTCTTAAAAAAGCAAAAGAGAAAAATGTACAGATACACTTACCAGTGGATATTATAGCTGCGGATGCATTCTCTGCAGATGCTAATGTACAAGTGGTAGCTGCTAATGAGATTCCTGATGGATGGCAAGGGCTTGATGTAGGACCAAAGACATTAGAGAGCCTTAAGCCTGTGATAGCTGAGTCTAAAATTATCTTATGGAATGGACCATTAGGAGTATTTGAGATGGATAAATTTGCTAATGGAACTATCGAGCTTGGTAACTTCATCGCTGAGGCTACTAAGAATGGTACTTTCTCATTAGTGGGAGGTGGAGATTCTGTGGCTGCTGTTAAGCAGTTTGGTCTAGCGCCTAAGATGAGTTATGTATCTACCGGTGGTGGTGCAATGTTAGAGATGTTAGAAGGACAAGTATTACCAGGAGTAAAAGCAATACAAGAATAATTAGTAGATCCCTATGCTTGGATACTCAAGCATAGGGATCTTAATATACATAGCGCAATGAATTACAAAGTATTAACGTTATTGGCCTTTGGGTTGATTTCTTTTTCATCAATGGGACAGAATCAACCGAGTACGCCGACAGAGCCTTTAAAGAAGGAGATGGATCCAGCAGTGTATTTGGATTCGATCAAAAAAACATTTGTTAATCATGCTAATAGTGCTTCTATTGAGAAGCGTTGGCTGAATGAATTAATGAATCAAGATTTGTTTAATGAGTTAGAAAGTGAGTTAGCTGATGCAAACTTCGATGACGAAGATATTCGTTTAGATGAGTTGCCTACTGAGCTTTTAAAAGAACGTTTAAAACGATTAAATGAGAAAACACCATTTAATGTAGAGTACAACGAAACATTAGAAAAGGTGATTAAATCATTCTTAAAGAAGAGAAAACGTTCTTTTGAGAGGTTAATAGGTTTATCTGAATACTATTTTCCAATGTTCGAAGAACAATTAGCTAAACAGAATGTCCCATTAGAAGTTAAGTATCTATCTATTGTAGAGTCTGCGCTAAATCCAGTGGCTCGTTCTAGAGTGGGGGCAACAGGTCTATGGCAGTTCATGTATCCTACTGGGAAACAGTATAACTTAGAGGTAACATCTTATATAGATGATCGTATAGATCCATTAAAATCATCTGAGGCAGCTGCTAAGTTCCTTTCTGATTTATATGGTATGTTCGGTGATTGGGATTTAGTTTTAGCATCTTATAATGCTGGACCTGGTAATGTGAGTAAAGCGATTCGTCGTTCTAATGGATATACAAATTATTGGAATATTAGACCGAATCTTCCACGTGAAACACAAAATTATTTGCCCGCTTTCTATGCTACGATGTACATCTTTGAGTATGCTAAAGAGCATGGTATTGTATCAAAGAAGACTCCTATAAAAGTTGTTGAAACAGATACTATTGCAATTAAGAAGACAATGTCTTTTGACCAAATCGCTAGTTTATTAGATGTTTCTAAAGAGGAGATAAATTTCTTGAATCCTACCTATAAATTAGGTGTAATCCCTTATGATAGTGGTAAACAAAACTTTTTGAGATTACCTATTAAGAAGATTGGTTTAATGGCTTCAAATGAAGAAAAGATGTATGCTTATGTTGATTTTTTAGATGCTAGAAAAGAGCAACCAAATTATAGTATTGTAGCTGAATCTATTGTTGAAACAGCTTCTGTCAACCCACGTTACCATACTATTAAAAAAGGGGAAAGCCTTGGAAGTATTGCTAAGAAATATGGACTGTCTCAGGCAGATCTTAAGAAACTGAATAACATGAAAAGTAGTGTTATTTATCCTGGTAAAAAACTAGTTATTGGTAAAACAGCAGTTGCTCAGGCTTCTAGTAAAGGTAGTAAGAGTAATTTCTATACCGTTCAAAAAGGAGATTCACTATCTTCTATCAGTAAGAAATTTGCTGGAGTTTCAGTGACTAAGTTGAAGTCTTTAAATAACATGAAAGGATCTGATGCAATACGTCCTGGAATGAAGTTGAGAGTGAATTAGATAAAGTTTATAAAGTTAAGTACTAGTGAGATATTTATTAGGTTGTTTTATAGTAATATTGTTTTCTTTATTTGTAAGCTGTAAGGACAGAACAGCTAATGATATAGGGACAAACCATACTGAAGAATCTAGTCAGATATTAGTAGTTATAAATGATAGACTTTGGTATGGAGCAGTAGGTGATAGTATTAGAGAATATTTAGCCGAACCTATAGAAGGTATATCTCCTCCAGAGTCAAAGTTTTTTATAGAACAGATTTCTCCTAACCTTTTCTCTTCTAGAACGAAGAATAGGAGAAATATTATCGTGTTTTCAGATAATTATAACAAGAATAGCTTCCAGTTTGAACAGAACAAGTTTACAGATCTACAAATGTATTTTTCAGTAAGTGGAGAGTCTAAGATTGGTTTGATTAATGAATTTAAAAAGAATGTAGATTCTATCACTAATTCTATTCTTAATTCTGAATTTGATGTTATTACAAAGCGAATAAGTCGAGGAAGTATAATTGATCCTAATTATTTTCAGGATAAGTTTAAAGTTCATTTGACACTACCATCAACTTATAAACTTGTGAGTAATCACAATCGATTTGTTTGGTATAAAAAAGATATTGCATCTGGAAATAGCAACGTTCTAATTTATGATATACCATTGAGTAGGATTGAAAATAATAAGAATACGATAGCAAACAATCTTCTGTTTGTCAAAGATTCTGTAAATGGAATGTATATTCATTCCATAGAAGATAATTCATTTATGAGTCCTAATGAAGGTTCTATTCCTATAAAACGTGAATCAACTAAACAGGGAAGAAAAGTGTATGAGTTTACAGGAGATTGGGACATGCAAAATAGTTTTATGAGTGGACCTTATCTAAGTTATGCTATTAGAGATGTAAAGACAAATAGATACTTGTTTATTGAAGGTTTGGTTTATAATCCTTCTATGGGAAAGAGAAGTATCTTAATGGAAGTTGAAGCTATCATAAATACGCTTAGTTTTAATGATAATTGATAAGATTATTAGTATAAAAAAAGACACCTAATTTTTAGGTGTCTTTTTTTATACTAATATTTTCTTTTT is a window of Myroides oncorhynchi DNA encoding:
- a CDS encoding lytic transglycosylase domain-containing protein; this encodes MNYKVLTLLAFGLISFSSMGQNQPSTPTEPLKKEMDPAVYLDSIKKTFVNHANSASIEKRWLNELMNQDLFNELESELADANFDDEDIRLDELPTELLKERLKRLNEKTPFNVEYNETLEKVIKSFLKKRKRSFERLIGLSEYYFPMFEEQLAKQNVPLEVKYLSIVESALNPVARSRVGATGLWQFMYPTGKQYNLEVTSYIDDRIDPLKSSEAAAKFLSDLYGMFGDWDLVLASYNAGPGNVSKAIRRSNGYTNYWNIRPNLPRETQNYLPAFYATMYIFEYAKEHGIVSKKTPIKVVETDTIAIKKTMSFDQIASLLDVSKEEINFLNPTYKLGVIPYDSGKQNFLRLPIKKIGLMASNEEKMYAYVDFLDARKEQPNYSIVAESIVETASVNPRYHTIKKGESLGSIAKKYGLSQADLKKLNNMKSSVIYPGKKLVIGKTAVAQASSKGSKSNFYTVQKGDSLSSISKKFAGVSVTKLKSLNNMKGSDAIRPGMKLRVN
- a CDS encoding DUF4837 family protein; amino-acid sequence: MRYLLGCFIVILFSLFVSCKDRTANDIGTNHTEESSQILVVINDRLWYGAVGDSIREYLAEPIEGISPPESKFFIEQISPNLFSSRTKNRRNIIVFSDNYNKNSFQFEQNKFTDLQMYFSVSGESKIGLINEFKKNVDSITNSILNSEFDVITKRISRGSIIDPNYFQDKFKVHLTLPSTYKLVSNHNRFVWYKKDIASGNSNVLIYDIPLSRIENNKNTIANNLLFVKDSVNGMYIHSIEDNSFMSPNEGSIPIKRESTKQGRKVYEFTGDWDMQNSFMSGPYLSYAIRDVKTNRYLFIEGLVYNPSMGKRSILMEVEAIINTLSFNDN
- a CDS encoding phosphoglycerate kinase, giving the protein MKSIDSFDFKDQKVLVRVDFNVPLDENFNVTDTNRIEAAKPTIDKIVKDGGVAILMSHLGRPKGERNDKYSLRHIVSKTEEILGRKVTFVTDCVGATVKDAIAASKAGDIILLENLRYYAEEEKGDETFSKQLADLADFYVNDAFGTAHRAHASTTIVAKYFGEKKCFGYLLAKEIDSLNKVLNSTDKPVTAVLGGSKVSSKITIIENILDKIDHMIIGGGMTFTFIKALGGKIGNSICEDDKIELALDILKKAKEKNVQIHLPVDIIAADAFSADANVQVVAANEIPDGWQGLDVGPKTLESLKPVIAESKIILWNGPLGVFEMDKFANGTIELGNFIAEATKNGTFSLVGGGDSVAAVKQFGLAPKMSYVSTGGGAMLEMLEGQVLPGVKAIQE